TGGAAAATCCAATAAACTGAGCATGCCGCCGCACGTGTCCAAATGCAAAATTTCAAGTCTACTGTAGTCCTTAACAATTCGAGATGTGCCTACTTGGACATTCAAGCACCCCGATGCTGCCGCCAACAGTTAAGTCTTACTTCATTCCGAGACCGGGTCAATGCCGAGTTCCGATGTCTTGCGTACGTACATGTCGTTAAACGAGTCAATGTCTTCATTAGCGCGAGCAATGACGTCCGGAGGGTCGAGTCGAGCCGAGCTGGAAGCTTCCTTCCTACTTTTGGTATTTCGAGTAAGGTAAACGTCTGACCGATGCAGACGGTCATCCCATCGTCTCTGTAATCAAAGCGTACTTGTCAAACTGAGCAAGCCTACACGTGATGGCTGAACATTTCCAAACTCCTTCTCAATTACTGGACTGAGAATCAAAATCGCACGGGATTCAGATTCCCTCAACTTTTGCCCACAAAAACCTCGGTACTTatggtaacatttttatttttatgaataatttctatttagaattttttttcttctggacaagtttttgaataaaagaacatatttagtaattataaaaaatttatactatTGAAATATAAATGCATTTAGCATGATATTAAACTATTTTTATgactaaaaatttcttttaatttttaaataatttaatttatttttctcgtttcttttttccttttctttttcttcttcctctagtcgaTTCTTTGGCCTTGACCATGGTTAGCAACTAGCCAAACAATAGTCAGTGACCTCGTTGGCCCCAGGGGGGCCTCGTGGTGGCTAGGTGAAGCTTAGCCTTGCCAGCCATAGTGAGGTTGTCGGTTCTCATTTGACTAGTTGCTAAGGCTGGCGATCAACTAGAGGAACAAtaagaagaaaacgaaaagaacaaataaaaaagaaaattgcttgaTTATTGAGTTGTTCACataaacaaagaagtagtttttttttttttttttttttactttttgatcaCATTTCTAATAGGTAGTTTTGCACCTTTCTCACCCCAAAAACTAGTTCGAGGCTTTCCTTCACACTTATAAAATGATTACTTGTGTCTTCCATAGAGAATGTGGGATAAACCTCAACAATCTTCCTTTTATACATTGGGCCCGCAACAACCTTCTCCAAATCCAAACTTATTAATAAGTCGAGTTTTGTGATCTTAGATCTCTTTTACccaaaaatttaattcaaatgagTGAGATTTTCCTTCACATTTATAAATTGACCACATGTCAATTTTGCGATCGATGTGGGATAAATCCCGACGGatccaaatctatttcaaaaataaaaatatacataaatagatttatattctttttaatttttaaaatgaaaaaaaataaaggaacaaAAGCGTTATCAAATATGCTCCTAATCTCAATCATTAAAAACGAGGAACAGTTCCGATTCCGAACAACGCTTCGCTTTTCAACGTTCTAGGAGCATGTCGAGCCCCAAAAAGAGAccgacgaagagagagagagaatcggaGAAGCAGTTATTTTATTCGGAAGATACCACACGGCGAGAAGGCGTAGTCCGACACTGCGGCTCAGTGCGACAGTATGGATCTGTTCCGACAGCATTAAATGAAGGGAATGTTGACCGCGGCTCGTGCTTCCGCTAGAAACATTCCGTGCGTTGACCCCAGTACCCCAGTCGCGATTCTCCTCATTGGACTAGAAGTTTCGCGGGAGCTAGCCAATGCAATTTGTACGTTCCTAGCAATTGTTTATCTAGATCTACATTCATGGAATTCAGTCAGTGTCTaatacctttttcttttttccttaaaaaattaccaaataaatcataattattttatatctatgctaatttaattataaattatttaattatgtcATTGTGTTATAAGTTTTTGCAGATTTGTAAATGTAATCTATGTAGTCAATTTTAGTCGAAAATCACCCACATGGATGCTCACCATAACATATGGTatcatttttacaatttttaaatatagttttttattttttcatttcttgtttttataataGTGAGTTAGCAAGGGCGTGAGGCCTTGTACGAGAGCGACCATGGGTGAGGGCCTTCGCGTCTTGGGCAAGATCTGGACTAGGGCTGGCCCTTGTCCATACCTTGCTATGgttgcagaaaaaaaaaaaaaaggaaagaaaagaccatgaaaaaattggaaaaaattgaaaaaaattgggaaaattgccCACATTGACGACGACTATATTGGTGCCAACCATGTTACATAGGACGCTTAATGTTAATGAAAGTAATTTCCGGTTAAAATTGACCAGATTGactatattgaaaaatcattgaaatgattataattcaattaacacaatttttgacctaaaaataatataatttataatttataattgaattgacataaatgcaataaatttatgacattagtaatttttttctctttttatatttcgACAAATTCAATATAGATCTCTATGGCCATCTACAAATAATCCTTGTCTTGACAAGGCACCGCCGAGTGCTCACGTTTACTCCTGACGGAACGCTTTTCCAAGGAGGAAAATGGGACGAGGTTATTTCAACACTGATAATGAGGATCCTTTACGTGATCTTCCacatctatttatttatttaacaaaaagttCTGAACATCCAAAGTGGAAGAATGACAGGGAGACGACTACAAAACCGCCTGCTGGATATGATAAAGTATCTGATTCTCCACCACCCATAGCTCTGCTTTTGGATTCTTATGCTCCTCCACATTTGAAAATCCATGCATTTGGGGATACGGTCTCTAGAAGGCAGAGAAAAAGAAGCCTTTTCTTAAGGAGAAAGAaaacaccccccaaaaaaaaaaataaaaataatttaaagactATTTACATCCTTTAAAGAAACGTGTGTATGAATGGTTAATTGATTGTACCTCTATGGATTCAATGGCAATGGAAAAGTTATACTATTCATgttttctatttcgagaataaaatCTAAATTGATTATAAAAATTGTGCTTTTGCATTTCGAATTTTGATACATCGATAGTCATGCTTCACTCTTTCGGGCATCTACACTACCTAGTGCAACACACCAGACCGGGACAAGGAATGCAACCCTTATACTCGCCTTGTCCTATTACCATTCCTAATTTGAAGTGTGATCATGTATACTCATATGGTAAGCTTAACTCGTTCATGGATATCAAAGGAACAACTCAACTAGTTCACGGAAGTTAAGAGATAGCTttgatttcatatatttcatgaaaaatgaataatacgAAAAcgttaatgaaaaaaatgattgcttaatATAATTaagcaataaaaaatattttcatcatcaacaacgaattaaatctaaatattttcgtagataatgaaaataacttttcttttattcaatttttgtaataaatacgtaccatcttttttttattaaaaaaattactttatgcGGAACAAATAGGGCttttattttgacatttttcctcctcaaattattaatttcctGATTTAAATAATTACCCCCTGAAAAAGCAAGATCCGTACGAGGCGATAAATCCACACGATGGATATTATCCATTGGATATGAGATATcttactttttttaattcttttttttcgtaACATCGTACACGGCCAAATCACACTGATTCCCCTATTTCTTGGGCCTCACTCAATTCCCCGCGAAGTCGTCGTCGCGATCGCGTCACTCGGTAATCAAAACTGCAACCGCGTAATCAAAGACGTCACGGCCCGCGCGACCCCGAGTCATCATCCCCACCTTCCGTCCGTTGACCCGCCGTTAACGGCGGACTGGCGACTGCGTCCTCGCCGTCAGTTCGCCGAGCGAGTCCGTGACGACTTCGCTCACGCCATCTCTCCTCTATATAtatcccctctctccctccgttCATGTCACTACCGCGTAGAACTCGCGTCCCCTCtctgaaatctctctctctctctctcttctctgctCGAACCATCGCAGCGCAAGAACGCGGCCACCACCATCATCCTCGCCGTCGCCGATTCCTGTCATATCCGGAAATGGGCGGGTGCTTCTCGCAGGACCTGGAGGGCGACTCGGCGCGGTCGGCGCGGGCGGCCCGGGTGATCTCCATCAGCGGCGAATTGCATGAGTACCGCCTCCCCATCAGAGTCTCCCAGGTCCTCGAATCCGAGAgctcttcgtcttcgtcttcttcttcgggCTTCGTGTGCAGCTCCGACTCGCTGTATTACGAGGAGCACATCCCGGTGCTGGCCAACGAGGAGGAGCTCGTGCAGAACCAGATCTACTTCGTGCTCCCCAAGTCGAAGCTCCGGCACCGCCTGACGGCCTCCGACATGGCCGCCCTCGCCGTGAAGGCGACCGTCGCGATGCAGAAGGAGGCGTCGAAGAAAGGCGGGCGCCCGCACCGCAGGAAGACGCAGATCGCGCCCTTCCTGGTCGTTAGCCAGAGAGCTGCCGCCTCGGACTACAGCGAGATCAACGAGCTCGAGGTCAAGAGGAACTTCAACAGGATCGACAAGGCAGGTCCGGCGCTGCTGTCCAGGTCGGGATCGGTCGGGAAAATGAAGAGGCAATCTTCGCGGAGGTTCAAGAAGGCGGTTCGCTCGTTTAGAATTAGGCTGAGCACGATCGAAGAAGGCGCTGGGGTATAGACTTATAACGATCCTGGCATGATCCGTCCGTTCTTTCTTTCGTTCATTAcgaagtgatgatgatgatgatgattcatTTCGGATTTGTAGGTCGGCTCCTCTTTTCTCCTTGTATGTAATCACCAACGTTGTCGTCTCCTGTAAAAAATGTAAAGCAGAGAGATTGTTCACATTGAACCCATTTAATTACAATGTGAAGCAAGTTTTTGAATCACTCTTATCTATTTCCCAATTTCATTCATTCTCTCATGGAAACGCACCATCGATCGATGGTATCGGATTCGAAGGTATCCCAGTTTCGGCATGGTTTTTTCGGTGGGCGAGGAAGCTTTGCTCGGTTTCTCGCTACCCTAGTGTCCACACACAAGAAAAAGGGCAGAAATGCCGGAGAGTACTCGTGATCGACGGCTTTTGCACGCGTcttctgttttgttttgtttggtcCGTGAGCAAAGAATaaatctttcctcttttttttttatgataaaagtTTCTGTGTATGGTCAAAGATCACCGGAGATTTGACAACGCCGACCTTCGCTTGCTTCGCCCTGTAGAATCCATTTGCATAAGATGATCGGAAGTCACGTGAATCGAGCGGTACACTTTGCGAAAGGCGAAAGATCggggagaaaaaaagggaaaaaggatcTGTTCATATCGGGAGTGGGTATTTGGCATTTTCTAAGATAAAGACGAGGATGACGATCAGACCAGTTGGCATATGCGATGAGAAGATTCAATTCAGGGTGTCGATCATGCTAAATTAGAACGACCCCCGGCGGCGTTTTCATCTAAAGTCAACGAGGCGATCGCGTCTTTTGCTTTCATCTCGGAGGACAGTCCCTTTTTTCGCGGTTAATGCCTTAATCCCTCCTGTACTACCCACAATTACTACGCGTGTCGGGTCGATTAATCAAACCCACCTTTTTTTCTTGAGACGAGTCGAATGAGCTTTACTTTGATCGGCTGGAGAATCAACTTTCTGCCGAAGCAAAACGTAGCAGCATCAGTAATCAATCACCTTGATTTTCATATTCTATCGCACAGCAGGTTTTTCGTTCGCCACTTGAGAATGTGCCAATTGATGTATCCACCACCGCACTTCTAATGCATCCATAGTAAAGATAATCGGTTCTCACCTTGGAATCGAACTAGGCAGGGTCGGTTAGTCTAGTTCTTGGTTTGTGGAACTGGGAATCGGGCTATTCGGCCCGGAATCGttgactttttctcttctttttggttgCTTTTATTCCCTACAAATGGGAGtttcaaaacattaaaataaaataaaaaactattaaTTATGGTTtgcttcaaaataaaaataaaaaagaaaatctttgtaGCTCCGTTGGTTTAGTCCAATTCCTTATATGGAACTAAAAACTTGACCAATCTCCTTGAGAACTATAGAGGACTAGCTGACTTCGTTCCTGAATTGGATTGGGACTGATGTATACCCCTAATAAAATAGATTATCATTACTGGGATGCCTTTTGGTTCAATATGCCAAAGCTCAAATCAAGGTCTTAGCACACAAATGCCATTCCTTGTTGGACTGGGCCTTAGCCTAGTTATACCTGCAACTACCTAAAATGTACTTTCTGTAGAATAACATTTGTGATCTCTCTTTTTCACGACTTAGATTATCTCTAAAGGTCACTTTTAAATTGACAAGGTATATTGCACTTAAAAAAATCTAGcttattcaatttgataaattctacCGACTTTATACGTAGGGTATGTTAGATTTGGCTGCTTAGATGGATGCAGGATGCGCACACCcaatccatctctctctct
The window above is part of the Eucalyptus grandis isolate ANBG69807.140 chromosome 6, ASM1654582v1, whole genome shotgun sequence genome. Proteins encoded here:
- the LOC104450364 gene encoding uncharacterized protein LOC104450364 yields the protein MGGCFSQDLEGDSARSARAARVISISGELHEYRLPIRVSQVLESESSSSSSSSSGFVCSSDSLYYEEHIPVLANEEELVQNQIYFVLPKSKLRHRLTASDMAALAVKATVAMQKEASKKGGRPHRRKTQIAPFLVVSQRAAASDYSEINELEVKRNFNRIDKAGPALLSRSGSVGKMKRQSSRRFKKAVRSFRIRLSTIEEGAGV